In Deltaproteobacteria bacterium, one DNA window encodes the following:
- the rpiB gene encoding ribose 5-phosphate isomerase B — MKIVIGSDHAGFSLKTVLKPYLQELGFSVEDVGCEREQSVDYPQYGKEVARRVSEGEFPRGILICGSGLGMSMVANRFKGVRAALCHDLYSAILSRRHNDANLLVLGGRLIGTDAAKEIVRVWFATDFDGGRHQRRVAQMDDCS; from the coding sequence ATGAAGATTGTCATTGGAAGCGATCATGCTGGCTTTTCGCTGAAAACAGTGCTCAAGCCCTATTTGCAAGAACTTGGATTTTCTGTTGAAGATGTTGGCTGTGAAAGGGAACAGTCCGTGGACTACCCTCAGTATGGCAAAGAGGTGGCCAGACGCGTGAGTGAGGGGGAGTTTCCCAGGGGGATTCTCATTTGCGGCTCCGGGTTGGGAATGTCAATGGTTGCCAACAGATTCAAGGGGGTGCGGGCAGCCCTCTGTCATGACCTCTACAGTGCCATCTTGAGCCGACGCCACAATGACGCCAATCTCCTGGTGCTGGGAGGGAGGCTGATTGGTACTGATGCTGCCAAAGAGATCGTCCGGGTGTGGTTTGCCACCGATTTCGATGGAGGGCGGCATCAACGCAGGGTTGCGCAAATGGACGACTGCTCTTGA
- a CDS encoding electron transfer flavoprotein subunit beta/FixA family protein, which translates to MHIVVCIKQVPDAKNVRIDPETCTLIRQGVESIVNPHDWYAVEGALRLKDAAAGKVTAITMGPPQAEEALRQVLALGVDEALLLSDRTFAGADTWATSLTLARAIEKLAPVDLVFCGKQAIDGDTAQVGPELAGHLGWPYATYVRKLEMVAAGELQVERLTDLGYEVVEISLPAVLTVVREIGDPRMPGLRHKMRARKQEIPVMGAAELGLQPEQVGLQGSFTQVVRVFSPPPRGDRLVLTGTVEEQAELLLQKLSEEKIPGL; encoded by the coding sequence ATGCACATTGTTGTCTGTATAAAGCAGGTGCCTGATGCCAAAAACGTTCGCATCGACCCTGAGACCTGTACACTGATTCGCCAGGGAGTGGAGAGCATTGTCAATCCCCATGATTGGTATGCCGTGGAGGGGGCGTTGCGATTGAAGGATGCCGCGGCTGGCAAGGTTACCGCAATAACCATGGGGCCGCCACAGGCGGAAGAAGCGTTGCGACAAGTACTCGCCCTGGGAGTCGACGAGGCCCTGCTCTTGAGTGATCGAACTTTCGCCGGGGCTGACACCTGGGCCACATCTCTCACCCTGGCCAGAGCAATAGAGAAGTTGGCACCAGTCGACCTGGTGTTTTGTGGCAAGCAGGCCATAGATGGAGACACTGCCCAGGTCGGTCCTGAACTGGCAGGCCACCTTGGCTGGCCCTATGCCACCTATGTGAGAAAACTGGAAATGGTGGCGGCTGGGGAGCTGCAAGTGGAGCGGCTCACTGATCTTGGATATGAAGTTGTCGAGATATCACTGCCCGCAGTGTTGACTGTGGTCAGAGAGATTGGCGACCCGCGCATGCCTGGTCTCAGGCACAAGATGCGGGCCAGAAAGCAGGAAATCCCGGTAATGGGAGCGGCTGAATTGGGCTTGCAGCCTGAACAGGTGGGCTTGCAGGGATCATTTACCCAGGTGGTCAGGGTGTTCTCCCCACCACCCAGGGGCGATCGGTTGGTGCTGACGGGAACTGTGGAGGAACAAGCGGAATTGTTACTGCAAAAACTATCAGAGGAGAAGATTCCCGGATTATGA
- a CDS encoding electron transfer flavoprotein subunit alpha, with product MKARVDVDKCIACGECLEVCPVEAIELVEEYVQVNDDCTLCGLCVDVCPEEAISLPELVGSKTEGIEAYQGVWVLSEHYNGKVHSVSYELLGVGRSLADKLGVELTAVVLGNGLTEVSEYLIGYGADRVYVGEHPGLVPVNDEIHARVLSNLIREKKPEIFLAGATAQGRSLVPRVAVAVGTGLTADCTGLDIGEDKLLYQTRPAFGGNVMATIVCPNRRPQMATVRPRVMRKPEFDPRRQGMVEHFTPQEEILQARVRVVKTVLEEQDKTPLADAEVVVTGGRGLQKAENFALIEELAGLLNGAVGASRSVVDEGWQPYSHQVGQTGKTVSPKLYMACGVSGAIQHVVGMQGSEIIVAINKDPHAPIFDVANYGIVADLFEFLPVLVKKIRERRGEF from the coding sequence ATGAAGGCCAGAGTAGATGTAGATAAGTGCATAGCCTGTGGAGAATGTCTGGAGGTCTGTCCGGTTGAGGCCATTGAGCTGGTGGAAGAGTATGTCCAGGTCAATGACGACTGCACTCTTTGCGGCCTCTGTGTAGATGTCTGTCCAGAAGAAGCCATCAGTCTGCCCGAGTTGGTAGGCTCCAAGACCGAGGGTATAGAGGCATATCAAGGCGTCTGGGTCTTGAGTGAACACTACAACGGCAAGGTCCACAGCGTGTCTTACGAGCTTCTGGGAGTTGGTCGCAGCCTGGCAGACAAACTCGGGGTCGAGCTAACTGCTGTGGTTCTAGGCAATGGGTTGACAGAGGTCAGTGAATATCTCATCGGCTATGGGGCTGACAGGGTTTATGTGGGCGAACACCCAGGACTGGTGCCCGTCAATGATGAGATACATGCCAGGGTTCTCAGCAACCTCATCCGCGAAAAGAAGCCAGAAATTTTCCTGGCAGGAGCCACTGCTCAGGGCAGATCTCTGGTGCCGAGGGTTGCTGTGGCTGTGGGCACTGGGCTCACCGCAGATTGCACTGGCCTGGACATTGGTGAAGACAAGTTGCTCTATCAGACCCGCCCTGCCTTTGGTGGCAATGTGATGGCCACAATCGTCTGTCCAAATCGCCGGCCGCAAATGGCCACTGTGCGTCCGAGGGTGATGCGCAAACCGGAATTTGATCCTCGCAGGCAGGGGATGGTTGAACACTTTACGCCGCAAGAAGAGATTTTGCAGGCCCGAGTACGAGTGGTAAAGACCGTGCTGGAAGAGCAGGACAAGACTCCACTGGCAGATGCGGAAGTGGTGGTCACTGGCGGGCGGGGGCTGCAGAAGGCGGAGAATTTTGCCCTGATCGAAGAACTGGCTGGTCTCCTCAACGGTGCAGTGGGAGCGAGCCGCAGCGTGGTGGATGAAGGCTGGCAGCCATACAGCCATCAGGTTGGTCAGACCGGCAAGACTGTTTCACCCAAGCTCTACATGGCGTGCGGTGTCTCCGGCGCCATCCAACATGTGGTCGGCATGCAGGGGTCCGAGATTATTGTGGCGATAAACAAGGATCCGCACGCTCCCATCTTTGATGTGGCTAATTATGGCATTGTTGCCGACCTTTTCGAATTTCTGCCGGTGCTGGTAAAAAAGATTCGGGAGCGGCGGGGAGAGTTTTAA
- a CDS encoding ketoacyl-ACP synthase III, translating into MRSVILGTGSAVPSKILTNKDLEKMVDTSDEWISSRSGIKQRYIASNGETTSHLATEAARSALQMAGVAPEEVGMIMVGTTTPDLLLPNTAGFVQLNLGARNAFTFDIFAACSGFIYCLTIADKFIKENPNNKILVIGAEVLSSITNWQDRNTCVLFGDAAGAALVGGVEDEDRGILSTHLHSDGSLWQLLYIPGGGCRNPLTPENINDSAHCIHMQGNEVFKYAVRALTQVAREAMENNGVEPNDIDFFIPHQANIRIMKKVAEKLRIPMERVYVNIDRYGNTSSASIPVALDEINRAGKLQRGDLILMDAFGGGFTWGAVLIRW; encoded by the coding sequence ATTCGAAGTGTTATTCTGGGGACTGGCTCTGCGGTTCCGAGCAAGATTCTGACTAACAAGGATCTCGAAAAAATGGTGGATACCTCGGATGAGTGGATAAGCAGCCGCTCAGGGATCAAGCAGAGATACATTGCCAGCAACGGAGAGACCACTTCCCATTTGGCAACCGAAGCTGCCCGTTCGGCCCTGCAGATGGCAGGAGTTGCACCTGAAGAAGTGGGAATGATTATGGTGGGCACCACCACGCCTGATTTGCTGCTGCCCAACACAGCAGGTTTCGTCCAGCTCAATCTGGGAGCGCGCAATGCTTTTACTTTCGATATATTTGCCGCCTGCAGTGGTTTTATCTATTGTCTGACAATCGCAGACAAATTCATCAAGGAAAACCCCAATAACAAAATCCTGGTAATTGGGGCCGAAGTACTTTCGAGCATCACCAACTGGCAGGATAGAAATACCTGCGTACTCTTCGGTGACGCTGCCGGTGCTGCCTTGGTGGGCGGGGTAGAAGATGAAGATCGAGGAATTCTCTCTACCCATCTCCACTCTGACGGCTCTTTGTGGCAACTTCTCTACATTCCAGGAGGCGGCTGCCGGAACCCGCTCACGCCTGAAAATATCAACGATAGTGCCCATTGCATTCACATGCAAGGCAACGAGGTGTTCAAGTACGCAGTACGGGCCTTGACGCAAGTAGCCCGCGAGGCCATGGAGAACAATGGCGTAGAGCCCAATGATATTGATTTTTTTATTCCTCATCAGGCCAATATTCGCATTATGAAGAAAGTGGCAGAGAAGCTGCGGATTCCTATGGAACGCGTCTACGTGAACATTGATCGTTATGGCAATACTTCGTCAGCGAGCATTCCGGTGGCATTGGATGAAATAAATCGCGCCGGCAAGCTGCAAAGAGGAGACCTGATACTTATGGATGCCTTTGGTGGCGGTTTTACCTGGGGAGCTGTATTGATACGCTGGTAG
- the rpmF gene encoding 50S ribosomal protein L32 yields MALPKRRHSKSRRNKRRTHYKLTPTSLSLCSQCNEPKLPHHACPTCGTYRGREIIKTEEE; encoded by the coding sequence ATGGCTTTGCCCAAGAGACGTCATTCAAAATCTAGAAGAAACAAACGGCGGACCCACTATAAACTTACGCCAACCTCGCTTTCCCTCTGCTCGCAGTGCAACGAACCGAAACTGCCACATCACGCCTGTCCCACCTGTGGGACTTACAGGGGGCGTGAAATCATCAAAACTGAAGAAGAGTAA
- a CDS encoding acyl-CoA dehydrogenase family protein, translating to MDYFLTEEQQMIKEIAAKISKEKVRPARAELDEKEEFPWELMKIMAQSDLFGLYIPEEYGGLGGGVLENCLAVEELARSCIGVATTFAASGLGAYPILLYGSEEQKQKYLPLIASGEKLAAFAVTEANAGSDAGGIQTTARRDGDHYLLNGTKQWITNGGEAEIYSVIAITDRSRGARGASAFIVEKGDPGFSFGKKEKKMGIRASATRELLFNDCRIPADRLINREGMGFIITMKTFDMSRPGIGALGVGLSQGALDIAVEYARKRVQFGKPIISFQAVQHMLADMATETEAARALVYATARYIDSGAKDVSKYAAMSKLFPSDVAMRVTTQAVQVLGGYGYMREYPTEKMMRDAKILQIYEGTNQIQRNIIGQELNKEYGRLKESFF from the coding sequence GTGGATTATTTCCTCACGGAAGAACAACAGATGATCAAAGAAATTGCCGCAAAAATCAGCAAAGAAAAAGTCAGGCCTGCTCGGGCCGAATTGGACGAGAAGGAGGAGTTTCCCTGGGAGCTCATGAAAATTATGGCTCAGTCTGATCTGTTTGGACTTTACATTCCCGAAGAGTACGGCGGACTTGGTGGAGGTGTTCTGGAGAATTGTCTGGCGGTAGAGGAACTGGCGCGAAGCTGTATCGGCGTGGCCACAACTTTTGCTGCCAGTGGTCTTGGGGCATATCCAATCCTGCTCTATGGCAGCGAAGAACAGAAGCAGAAATACTTGCCCCTTATTGCCAGCGGTGAGAAACTTGCTGCTTTTGCAGTGACCGAAGCCAACGCAGGGAGTGATGCCGGCGGCATCCAGACGACTGCCAGGCGGGACGGTGACCACTATCTGCTCAACGGCACCAAACAGTGGATAACCAACGGCGGCGAAGCTGAAATCTACAGTGTAATTGCCATTACCGACAGGTCTAGAGGAGCGAGAGGCGCGAGCGCCTTTATCGTGGAAAAGGGTGATCCAGGCTTTTCTTTTGGCAAGAAAGAGAAAAAGATGGGAATACGTGCCTCGGCCACGAGAGAGCTACTTTTCAATGACTGCCGCATTCCTGCTGATCGCCTCATAAATCGCGAAGGCATGGGGTTTATCATCACCATGAAGACCTTTGACATGTCGCGGCCGGGAATCGGGGCGCTGGGTGTGGGCTTGAGTCAAGGGGCTCTGGACATTGCCGTGGAATACGCCCGCAAGAGGGTGCAGTTCGGCAAGCCGATCATTTCATTTCAGGCAGTGCAGCATATGCTAGCTGACATGGCAACCGAGACTGAAGCAGCCCGAGCTCTGGTTTATGCTACAGCCAGATACATCGACAGCGGGGCAAAAGATGTGTCCAAATATGCGGCCATGTCCAAACTGTTTCCCAGCGATGTGGCCATGCGGGTCACCACGCAGGCGGTGCAGGTGCTCGGCGGCTATGGATACATGAGAGAATATCCTACAGAGAAGATGATGCGGGATGCCAAGATCCTGCAGATCTATGAAGGAACAAATCAGATACAGCGGAATATCATCGGCCAGGAGTTGAACAAGGAGTATGGTCGGCTGAAGGAGTCCTTTTTCTAG
- the fabG gene encoding 3-oxoacyl-[acyl-carrier-protein] reductase encodes MADKEQRVAVVTGGSRGIGRAIIMALAEPGLYVVFNHYDPPEDTAAAETIALVQERGCQIEGVRLDVSDYGAVQEFFRDIAKRLGRVDILVNNAGITRDNFLTRMKEADWDAVLAVNLKSAFNCTQAASRYMMKQRYGRIVNIASVVGAMGNAGQANYAASKAGLIGFTKSVARELAGRNITVNAVAPGFIETDMTAVLSEKVKEAFLAQIPLKRAGKPEDVARVVAFLVSEAASYITGQVIHVNGGMYM; translated from the coding sequence ATGGCTGACAAAGAGCAGAGGGTGGCTGTGGTTACCGGGGGCTCCCGGGGAATTGGCCGGGCTATTATCATGGCGCTGGCAGAGCCGGGATTGTATGTGGTCTTCAATCATTACGATCCTCCTGAGGACACTGCAGCGGCAGAAACCATTGCTTTGGTCCAGGAACGCGGCTGTCAGATTGAAGGCGTGCGCCTGGATGTCTCCGACTATGGAGCGGTGCAGGAATTTTTCCGAGATATAGCCAAGCGGTTGGGCAGGGTGGACATCCTGGTCAACAATGCGGGCATAACCAGGGATAATTTTCTGACCAGGATGAAAGAGGCTGACTGGGATGCTGTGCTGGCGGTCAACCTCAAGAGTGCTTTCAACTGCACCCAGGCTGCCAGTCGCTATATGATGAAGCAGCGCTACGGGCGCATTGTCAACATTGCTTCTGTGGTGGGTGCCATGGGAAACGCAGGGCAGGCAAACTATGCCGCTTCAAAAGCTGGTCTCATTGGCTTTACCAAGTCGGTGGCCCGGGAATTGGCGGGGCGCAACATTACAGTGAACGCCGTGGCACCGGGTTTTATCGAGACCGACATGACTGCGGTCCTTTCGGAAAAGGTAAAGGAGGCCTTTCTGGCCCAGATTCCTCTGAAGCGGGCAGGGAAGCCGGAAGACGTTGCCCGGGTGGTCGCCTTTCTTGTCTCGGAGGCGGCATCCTATATCACTGGGCAGGTTATCCACGTAAATGGCGGCATGTATATGTAA
- the fabF gene encoding beta-ketoacyl-ACP synthase II — MQRRVVITGLGLVTPIGIGKEETWKSLVAGKPGISRITKFDASSMATQIAGEVKNFKPEDFLSRKEIRRMDDFVMYALAAARLATEDASLTINGRNANRVGVITGCGLGGLRTIEKYHKILLEEGPKKISPFFIPMLIANMAPGQISIAFGAKGPNVSIETACAAGSHAVGDAFKMIQRGAADVMITGGVEATVTPLAISGFNAMRAISTRNDDPERASRPFDRDRDGFVLAEGAGIIIMEALEHALERGANIYAELIGYGLSGDAFHMAAPAPEGEGMARCMQMALDDAGIEPQEIDYINAHGTSTDLNDKYETQAIKTVFGEHSYRLAVSSTKSMTGHLLGGAGGVEAAFTVLALREGIIPPTINYENPDPDCDLDYVPNTSRKADIRTALSNSFGFGGTNAALVFRRYDS, encoded by the coding sequence ATGCAGCGAAGGGTAGTAATTACAGGACTGGGATTGGTCACACCCATAGGTATTGGCAAGGAAGAAACCTGGAAATCTCTGGTGGCAGGAAAGCCAGGCATCAGCCGGATCACCAAGTTTGATGCCAGCAGCATGGCTACTCAGATTGCTGGGGAGGTGAAAAACTTCAAGCCTGAAGATTTTCTCTCTCGCAAGGAAATCAGGCGGATGGATGACTTTGTCATGTATGCACTGGCAGCGGCTCGCCTGGCCACTGAGGATGCCTCCCTGACAATCAACGGCAGAAACGCCAATAGGGTGGGCGTCATCACCGGCTGTGGCCTTGGCGGTCTGAGAACCATTGAAAAATATCATAAAATTCTCCTGGAGGAAGGGCCGAAAAAGATCAGCCCCTTTTTCATTCCTATGCTTATTGCCAATATGGCGCCGGGACAGATCTCTATAGCCTTTGGCGCCAAAGGACCAAACGTTTCCATCGAGACAGCCTGCGCTGCGGGCAGTCACGCAGTGGGTGATGCTTTCAAGATGATTCAGAGAGGGGCGGCTGATGTGATGATCACCGGCGGAGTGGAGGCCACAGTGACACCTCTAGCCATCAGTGGCTTCAATGCCATGCGTGCCATTTCCACCAGAAATGATGATCCGGAAAGGGCCTCGCGACCGTTCGATCGTGACAGAGACGGCTTTGTCCTGGCTGAAGGCGCGGGAATAATTATTATGGAGGCGCTGGAGCATGCCCTGGAGAGAGGGGCGAACATCTACGCGGAGCTCATTGGCTATGGACTCAGCGGCGATGCTTTTCACATGGCAGCGCCTGCTCCGGAAGGTGAGGGCATGGCGCGCTGCATGCAGATGGCCCTGGATGATGCTGGCATAGAGCCACAGGAGATTGATTACATCAATGCCCACGGCACCTCCACTGATCTCAACGACAAGTATGAGACCCAGGCGATCAAGACCGTCTTTGGCGAACACAGTTACCGACTGGCAGTAAGTTCCACCAAGTCCATGACCGGACATCTTCTTGGTGGTGCAGGGGGAGTGGAGGCCGCCTTTACTGTATTGGCTTTGCGGGAGGGTATTATTCCTCCCACCATAAATTATGAAAATCCCGATCCTGACTGTGATCTGGATTACGTACCCAATACCAGTCGTAAGGCTGATATCCGCACAGCCCTATCCAATTCCTTTGGCTTCGGTGGCACCAATGCTGCCCTGGTGTTCCGACGCTACGATTCTTGA